From the Candidatus Peregrinibacteria bacterium genome, one window contains:
- the recJ gene encoding single-stranded-DNA-specific exonuclease RecJ, whose protein sequence is MNKPISLTGKTWRILGEKKPEESVFSAFCRIRNFSKEALSPPTLSDLADPKSLCGAEESAERIFKAVKEGEKILVFGDFDLDGMSGSALLFHALRIIGAKARVRLPSRAEGYGLSQTAYREAKSAGETLVITVDCGSKCADTISFGNTLGIDTIVTDHHTLPEILPPVVALLHPHLGNPKDDTWDITGAGVAFFLAMLLLQKTFSGKNIDAILSQLLELAVLGTVADVGKLSGQNRIITHLGISHLRTTKHPGLKALLTSARIRPEDVNAEAIAFFLAPRLNASGRLARPDISFELLVGDPRYSEEYAFLLEELNGKRREETDRLVQLAEKEIADAKAPAFCLFRKEFFSGVAGLVAARVAEKYHRPTVILSKSDRLGFLTASCRGPEDFHFSHALSELGHLLEKWGGHAAAAGFSIKEEKCNTFREAFYKLAQTKRGSSPDGPSMEVDFFVEPEHFLEKDFSEVFSAEPFGAGNAAPIFGIQKIHLQEARSVGQDKSHLAAEILHKSGRFSCIAFRFADILPENMRSVPLDILVSPEIRSWNGRREVRLKIVDARHPT, encoded by the coding sequence GTGAATAAACCTATATCTCTCACTGGAAAAACTTGGCGTATTCTCGGAGAAAAAAAACCGGAGGAATCGGTTTTCTCTGCCTTTTGTCGCATTCGCAATTTTTCAAAAGAAGCGCTTTCTCCGCCTACGCTTTCTGATCTTGCTGATCCCAAAAGCCTCTGTGGAGCAGAAGAGTCGGCGGAACGAATTTTTAAGGCTGTGAAAGAAGGAGAAAAAATTCTTGTCTTTGGAGACTTTGATCTCGATGGAATGAGCGGAAGCGCACTTCTTTTTCATGCCTTGCGAATTATCGGCGCAAAAGCACGAGTTCGACTCCCCTCTCGAGCAGAAGGCTATGGACTTTCACAAACTGCTTATCGTGAAGCAAAATCCGCCGGAGAAACTTTGGTTATTACAGTAGACTGCGGATCAAAATGCGCAGATACCATTTCGTTCGGTAATACACTTGGTATTGACACCATTGTCACCGATCATCACACACTTCCAGAAATACTTCCACCGGTTGTTGCCCTTCTTCATCCACACCTCGGAAATCCAAAAGATGATACGTGGGATATTACCGGCGCCGGAGTGGCATTTTTTTTGGCAATGCTTCTTCTCCAAAAAACCTTCTCTGGAAAAAATATTGATGCCATCCTTTCTCAACTCTTAGAACTTGCTGTCCTTGGAACCGTGGCGGATGTAGGAAAGCTTAGCGGACAAAACCGGATTATTACGCACCTTGGTATTTCGCATTTACGAACAACAAAGCATCCGGGGCTTAAGGCACTTCTTACTTCTGCTCGCATTCGCCCAGAAGACGTAAATGCCGAAGCAATTGCTTTTTTCCTCGCACCTCGTCTCAACGCTTCTGGCAGACTTGCCCGCCCAGATATTTCATTTGAACTTCTCGTAGGCGATCCACGATACTCAGAAGAATATGCATTTCTTTTGGAAGAGCTCAACGGAAAGCGACGAGAAGAAACCGATCGGCTTGTTCAACTGGCAGAAAAGGAAATCGCTGATGCCAAGGCACCAGCATTTTGCCTTTTTCGAAAAGAGTTTTTTTCGGGTGTTGCTGGACTTGTCGCCGCAAGAGTGGCAGAAAAATATCATCGTCCAACAGTGATTCTTTCAAAATCTGACCGACTTGGTTTTTTAACGGCAAGTTGCCGCGGACCAGAAGATTTTCATTTTTCTCATGCACTTTCTGAGCTCGGGCATCTTTTAGAAAAATGGGGAGGACATGCGGCGGCGGCAGGATTTTCTATAAAGGAAGAAAAATGCAATACATTTCGAGAAGCATTTTACAAATTAGCACAAACGAAACGCGGAAGTTCTCCAGATGGTCCGAGCATGGAAGTAGACTTTTTTGTAGAGCCGGAACATTTTTTGGAGAAAGATTTTTCCGAAGTTTTTTCCGCTGAACCATTTGGCGCAGGAAACGCTGCTCCCATATTTGGAATTCAAAAGATACACTTACAAGAAGCGCGATCCGTTGGACAAGACAAGAGTCATCTTGCCGCGGAAATTCTTCATAAGAGTGGACGATTTTCGTGCATTGCATTTCGTTTTGCGGATATTCTTCCCGAAAACATGCGAAGCGTACCACTAGACATCCTTGTTTCCCCAGAAATACGCTCATGGAACGGAAGGCGAGAAGTGCGACTCAAAATTGTAGACGCACGACATCCAACGTGA
- the leuB gene encoding 3-isopropylmalate dehydrogenase gives MQKTIAVLPGDGIGPEVMNQAIRILKKIEMEFQHEFNLIFRHVGGAAIDHFGEPLPAKTREACEQSDAILFGSVGGQKWDHLPAEKRPETGALLPLRKHFDLFANLRPAGVSKTLSAFSPLKESIIGEGFSYLVVRELTGDVYFGEKEGDGKTFASDLMIYKREEIERIAKVAFSAAQKRKGKVTNVDKANVLQTSKFWRTIVEEVHQNMFPDVALEHLYIDNATMQILTRPRDFDVFLTGNLFGDILSDESAQISGSIGMQASASVNEKGFGLFEPMGGSAPNIAGKDIANPIAQIRSVAMMLELGFGLLEEAKAIEHAIDETLIEGFRTVDIFQEGDKKVGTEEMGIELEKRISRT, from the coding sequence ATGCAAAAAACAATTGCGGTACTTCCTGGGGATGGCATTGGACCAGAAGTCATGAATCAGGCGATCCGGATTCTCAAAAAAATAGAAATGGAATTTCAGCACGAATTTAATCTCATATTTCGTCACGTTGGAGGCGCGGCGATTGATCATTTTGGAGAGCCACTTCCAGCCAAAACACGAGAAGCATGTGAGCAATCGGATGCTATTCTTTTTGGATCCGTAGGCGGACAAAAGTGGGATCATCTCCCCGCAGAAAAAAGACCAGAAACCGGCGCACTCCTTCCTCTTCGAAAACATTTTGACCTCTTCGCAAATCTTCGTCCGGCGGGAGTTTCGAAAACACTTTCTGCGTTTAGTCCACTTAAAGAGAGTATCATCGGAGAGGGCTTTTCATACCTTGTTGTTCGCGAACTCACGGGAGATGTCTATTTCGGAGAGAAAGAAGGAGACGGCAAAACCTTCGCCTCAGATCTCATGATATATAAACGGGAAGAAATAGAACGCATTGCCAAAGTTGCGTTTTCCGCCGCACAAAAGCGAAAGGGGAAAGTAACGAATGTCGACAAGGCAAATGTACTGCAAACCTCAAAATTTTGGCGAACAATAGTGGAAGAAGTTCATCAAAATATGTTTCCAGATGTAGCGTTAGAGCATCTTTATATTGATAATGCCACTATGCAGATTCTTACTCGTCCAAGAGATTTTGATGTTTTTCTCACCGGAAATCTCTTTGGAGATATTTTGAGCGATGAGTCAGCGCAAATTTCGGGATCCATTGGGATGCAGGCAAGTGCGAGTGTAAACGAAAAGGGATTTGGACTTTTTGAACCCATGGGCGGAAGTGCACCAAACATTGCAGGAAAGGATATTGCAAACCCCATCGCTCAAATTCGTTCTGTCGCTATGATGCTTGAACTCGGTTTTGGACTTTTAGAAGAAGCAAAAGCCATAGAACATGCCATTGACGAAACCCTTATAGAAGGATTTCGAACAGTGGATATTTTTCAAGAGGGAGATAAAAAAGTAGGAACTGAAGAAATGGGAATAGAACTTGAGAAGCGGATTTCAAGAACCTAG
- a CDS encoding helix-turn-helix transcriptional regulator has translation MSKEILVQFGRKVREERLKQGLSQEELASKAGVHRTYIGMIERAEKNITLENIEKIAKALEIKISNFFI, from the coding sequence ATGAGCAAAGAAATTCTAGTTCAATTTGGCAGAAAAGTTAGAGAAGAAAGATTAAAACAAGGTCTTTCTCAAGAAGAACTTGCCTCAAAGGCTGGCGTTCATCGAACTTACATTGGAATGATAGAGAGAGCAGAAAAAAATATTACTCTTGAAAATATTGAGAAAATTGCAAAAGCTTTAGAAATTAAAATTAGTAATTTCTTTATATAA
- a CDS encoding bsaAI: MTQEGKNLWEKLEGNHQDKGPFSNFETGGMEVKSTCGSVPTPAQLRKKGLRKPEIGDSRIDFVRGYDWKAHHRETNNLIGIFWDFIDEKPVICGLFYGENLEENDWGKIVQPKQGGGRTTSVSIMARPGIYKMYQSWIAVIDDPRYIKFFDKYNRASLIEDFLNN, encoded by the coding sequence ATGACACAGGAAGGAAAGAATCTTTGGGAAAAATTAGAGGGAAACCATCAAGATAAAGGTCCATTTAGCAATTTTGAAACTGGGGGGATGGAGGTTAAGTCAACGTGTGGAAGTGTTCCGACACCTGCGCAATTAAGAAAAAAAGGCTTAAGAAAACCTGAAATTGGAGATTCCAGAATTGATTTTGTTCGAGGTTATGATTGGAAGGCACATCATCGTGAAACTAATAATTTAATTGGAATATTTTGGGATTTTATAGATGAAAAACCAGTGATTTGTGGTTTATTTTATGGAGAAAACTTAGAAGAAAATGATTGGGGTAAAATTGTTCAACCAAAACAAGGTGGAGGTAGAACTACAAGTGTATCAATTATGGCTCGACCAGGTATTTACAAAATGTATCAAAGCTGGATTGCTGTTATTGATGATCCTCGTTATATCAAATTTTTTGATAAGTACAATCGAGCAAGCTTAATTGAGGATTTTCTGAATAACTAG
- a CDS encoding DNA cytosine methyltransferase, translated as MKAITLFSSGGIGDIAIKKLGIDILVANEIIESRVKLHRYNFPNTEMIHGDIWDKSEDIIRATNKKLNGSELDFLFATPPCQGMSKNGQGKLLKGIRDGKKPKFDERNRLIIPTLKIIKALNPRTVVFENVPEMINTCIEDEDGNIINIIEYIEKELGDTYVGKPEVVQFADFGVPQRRSRLITIYSRGENIKKYYESFNTLIPRKTHNKTPKRKQKKWKTVRDTIAAFPKLDGKNKELACSEIPYHRVPVLDPKKYIWISNTPPEKGAFDNQCINPKCKHSDNPIHGASKDKHGINRANGHTPLYCEKCGELLPRPFTIKNDGKKRIMSGYTSAYKRMSWDLPSPTLTTNLCYPSSDHKIHPNQNRVLSLYEAFALHTLNEFNYKWLFSNSEKAPDTVIREVIGESIPPKGIYVIIKNLMGIIEG; from the coding sequence ATGAAAGCCATTACACTTTTTTCATCAGGAGGAATTGGGGACATAGCAATAAAAAAGCTAGGCATTGATATTTTAGTTGCGAATGAAATCATTGAATCAAGAGTAAAATTGCATAGATATAACTTCCCTAATACTGAAATGATACATGGTGATATTTGGGATAAGAGTGAAGATATTATCAGGGCGACCAATAAAAAATTAAATGGTTCTGAGTTAGACTTTTTGTTTGCGACACCTCCTTGTCAAGGTATGTCAAAAAATGGGCAGGGAAAATTGCTTAAAGGGATAAGAGATGGAAAGAAGCCAAAATTTGATGAACGAAATAGGTTGATTATTCCAACATTAAAGATTATCAAAGCCTTAAATCCAAGAACTGTAGTATTTGAAAATGTGCCGGAGATGATAAATACATGCATTGAAGATGAAGATGGTAATATAATAAATATTATTGAGTATATAGAAAAGGAATTAGGAGATACCTATGTAGGGAAACCTGAAGTTGTTCAGTTTGCAGATTTTGGAGTTCCTCAGAGACGATCTAGGTTAATTACAATTTATTCAAGAGGTGAAAATATAAAAAAATATTATGAATCTTTTAATACTTTAATACCTAGAAAAACTCATAATAAGACACCTAAGAGAAAACAAAAAAAATGGAAAACTGTTAGAGATACAATTGCAGCATTTCCGAAACTTGATGGTAAAAATAAAGAGTTGGCATGTTCTGAAATACCTTATCATCGAGTCCCTGTCCTTGATCCTAAAAAATATATCTGGATTTCTAACACACCGCCAGAAAAAGGAGCTTTTGATAATCAATGCATAAACCCTAAATGTAAGCATTCAGATAATCCTATTCACGGAGCATCTAAAGATAAGCATGGAATAAATCGAGCGAATGGTCACACTCCTTTATACTGTGAAAAATGTGGAGAACTCTTACCAAGACCATTTACTATAAAAAATGATGGAAAGAAGCGAATTATGTCTGGATACACAAGTGCATATAAAAGAATGTCATGGGATTTACCTTCTCCAACCTTAACAACTAATTTGTGTTATCCTAGTAGCGATCATAAAATTCATCCGAATCAAAATAGAGTACTTTCTCTTTATGAAGCATTTGCTTTACATACGCTCAATGAATTTAATTATAAGTGGCTTTTTTCTAATAGTGAAAAGGCTCCTGATACAGTTATACGAGAGGTAATAGGCGAAAGCATTCCTCCAAAAGGAATCTATGTAATAATAAAAAACTTGATGGGAATCATAGAAGGATAG
- a CDS encoding GNAT family N-acetyltransferase produces MQVRKYKAGEEEELWQLYHDTTHIINGEVYSKEQVERWAPHDKNMDEWKVRIKKKNPFVAVEDDKIVGFAELEPDGHIDYFYAHHQWQGKGVGNILYSAIEKEAINQKMSRLYADVSLQAKGFFLKKGFEVLQEQNNIICGAPAPNFKMEKKLP; encoded by the coding sequence ATGCAGGTAAGAAAATACAAAGCAGGCGAAGAGGAAGAATTATGGCAGCTTTATCATGATACAACTCACATCATTAACGGAGAAGTATATTCAAAAGAGCAAGTTGAACGCTGGGCACCACATGACAAAAACATGGATGAGTGGAAGGTAAGAATCAAAAAGAAAAATCCTTTTGTTGCAGTGGAAGATGACAAGATAGTTGGGTTTGCTGAACTAGAACCTGATGGCCACATTGACTATTTCTATGCTCATCACCAGTGGCAAGGAAAGGGAGTAGGTAATATACTTTACAGTGCTATAGAAAAGGAGGCTATCAATCAAAAAATGTCTCGTTTGTATGCAGATGTGAGTCTCCAAGCAAAAGGATTTTTCTTAAAGAAAGGATTTGAAGTACTTCAAGAGCAAAACAATATTATATGTGGTGCTCCAGCTCCAAACTTCAAGATGGAGAAAAAGCTGCCATAA
- a CDS encoding GNAT family N-acetyltransferase — protein MQLLKPTKKYAESWWQAIQEFEAEDIGGFWNIPDKPTNIDEYIQRTKDHSQGKNMPDWFVPGTTYWLIDNDKFVGHVNIRHELNDKLKKEGGNIGYAIRPTERQKGYGSKILELAIQKAKKIGLQKVLITCNDENIASAKIIEKNGGKLQDKNIVDEKLVRRYWLNVGR, from the coding sequence ATGCAACTTTTAAAACCTACAAAGAAATATGCAGAAAGCTGGTGGCAAGCTATTCAAGAATTTGAAGCCGAAGATATAGGAGGCTTTTGGAATATACCCGATAAGCCCACTAATATAGACGAATATATTCAAAGAACAAAAGATCATTCACAAGGGAAAAATATGCCAGATTGGTTTGTCCCCGGAACAACTTATTGGCTTATTGATAATGATAAATTTGTTGGTCATGTAAATATTCGTCATGAACTCAACGATAAACTAAAAAAAGAAGGTGGGAATATCGGGTATGCAATTCGTCCGACTGAAAGACAAAAAGGTTATGGTAGTAAAATTCTTGAATTAGCGATTCAAAAAGCCAAAAAAATAGGGCTTCAAAAAGTACTGATTACTTGCAACGATGAAAATATTGCATCTGCAAAAATAATCGAAAAAAATGGAGGAAAGTTGCAAGATAAAAATATCGTAGATGAGAAATTAGTCAGAAGATACTGGTTAAACGTGGGACGGTAA
- a CDS encoding Ltp family lipoprotein yields MKYEIIGDNIKALNRRVGVDSVGYTITETNCKTMQIREFGYSEESPSEIIEKPSEWYDLVLGSNKSDLAKFLCENYYKNEEKPEPTKEAAVPTEYKSALYKATMYAKTMHMSKQGVYDQIVSEYGEKFSADAAQYAIDNMTADWNANALVKAKTYQDTMNMSPSAIHDQLTSAYGEKFTKSEADYAIQHLND; encoded by the coding sequence ATGAAGTACGAAATAATTGGTGATAATATCAAAGCTTTGAACAGGCGTGTTGGAGTGGATAGTGTTGGATACACTATCACTGAAACAAATTGTAAAACAATGCAAATTAGAGAATTTGGATATAGCGAAGAATCACCATCAGAAATTATTGAAAAACCTTCAGAATGGTATGATCTTGTATTGGGATCAAATAAAAGTGATTTAGCAAAATTTTTATGCGAAAATTATTATAAAAATGAAGAAAAACCTGAACCTACCAAGGAAGCAGCTGTTCCAACTGAATATAAATCTGCTCTTTATAAAGCAACAATGTATGCAAAAACAATGCACATGTCGAAGCAAGGCGTTTATGATCAGATTGTTTCAGAATATGGCGAAAAGTTTTCAGCTGATGCCGCACAATATGCAATAGACAATATGACAGCTGATTGGAATGCGAATGCTTTAGTTAAAGCAAAAACTTATCAAGATACTATGAATATGTCTCCATCAGCTATTCACGACCAACTAACTTCTGCGTATGGCGAAAAATTTACGAAATCTGAAGCGGATTATGCAATTCAACACCTTAATGATTAG
- a CDS encoding metal ABC transporter permease, with amino-acid sequence MELLELFHYGFLQRAFFAGTFVAISCSVLGLFLVLRKMSLIGDGLSHVSFGAIALGLFFGFSPIYVSIPLVVASSVIILKISEKARVYGDAAIGIVSAVGIAGGVLFTSLSHGFNVSLLNYLFGNILAISTSEAILSGVLSLVILATIFLFYWDLFSATFDEEYAKTTGIKTNFINMLLTILTAITVVLSIKVVGVMLISALLIFPAITALQISKKFKNALFSACFISFSSVFFGIICSFLLDLPTGAVIVMINAIFFITALLCKKMTS; translated from the coding sequence ATTGAGCTTTTGGAACTCTTTCACTATGGATTTCTTCAGAGGGCTTTTTTTGCCGGCACATTCGTGGCAATTTCTTGCTCGGTGCTCGGACTTTTTTTAGTACTTCGCAAAATGTCGCTCATTGGCGATGGATTGTCGCATGTAAGTTTTGGTGCCATTGCTCTTGGACTTTTCTTTGGGTTTTCCCCAATATACGTCTCCATTCCACTTGTTGTTGCAAGTTCTGTGATTATTTTAAAAATCAGTGAAAAAGCTCGGGTATATGGTGATGCCGCCATTGGCATTGTGTCGGCTGTTGGCATTGCAGGAGGAGTTCTTTTTACAAGTCTTTCTCATGGTTTTAATGTCAGTCTCCTGAACTATCTTTTTGGAAATATTTTAGCGATCAGTACAAGTGAAGCAATTCTCTCGGGAGTGCTCTCCCTCGTCATACTTGCCACTATTTTTCTTTTTTATTGGGATCTTTTTTCCGCCACTTTCGATGAAGAATATGCCAAAACAACAGGCATAAAGACAAATTTCATCAACATGCTCCTTACAATCCTCACTGCCATTACGGTGGTGCTCTCAATAAAAGTAGTAGGAGTCATGCTCATTTCTGCACTTCTTATTTTTCCTGCCATCACGGCTCTCCAAATTTCCAAAAAATTCAAAAACGCACTCTTTTCCGCTTGCTTCATCTCTTTTTCTTCAGTGTTTTTTGGCATTATATGTTCCTTTCTTCTCGATCTGCCCACCGGAGCAGTGATTGTTATGATCAATGCCATCTTTTTTATAACGGCACTCCTCTGCAAGAAGATGACTTCATAG
- a CDS encoding ABC transporter ATP-binding protein translates to MREITESILDVQHLSACYGQTEAISDISFSVQKGDFIGLVGPNGGGKTTLTKAILGLISPSSGNIVLFGKKQQKTDFSRIGYLPQKSPSMNPLFPASVEEVVLLGLLSLKKWRKTITKEDLQKTNAILEKLGIGELKKRMLSELSGGQQQKVFLARALVSEPKLLILDEPSTALDPTSREQFFALTKKLNKEHQTTIILITHDTGYIGKYANTLLYIDRRLVFFGNISDFCPSGETASCFEKNEKHIIWHQHD, encoded by the coding sequence ATGCGAGAAATAACAGAGTCCATTCTCGATGTACAACATCTTTCTGCTTGCTACGGGCAAACAGAAGCCATTAGCGATATTTCTTTTTCCGTACAAAAGGGAGACTTTATTGGTCTTGTCGGACCAAACGGCGGAGGAAAAACAACGCTCACAAAAGCCATTCTTGGACTTATTTCTCCATCCTCTGGAAACATTGTGCTCTTTGGGAAAAAACAACAAAAAACGGACTTCTCTCGCATTGGCTATCTTCCTCAGAAATCACCAAGCATGAATCCGCTATTTCCTGCTTCGGTAGAAGAAGTGGTGCTCCTTGGGCTTTTGTCGCTCAAAAAATGGAGAAAAACGATCACAAAAGAAGATCTTCAAAAGACCAATGCAATCTTAGAAAAACTTGGTATTGGAGAATTGAAAAAGAGAATGCTTTCCGAGCTTTCTGGAGGACAACAGCAAAAAGTCTTTCTTGCACGTGCACTTGTCTCAGAGCCAAAACTTCTTATTTTAGACGAACCATCAACCGCGCTTGATCCCACATCGCGAGAACAATTTTTCGCGCTGACCAAGAAATTAAACAAAGAACATCAAACCACTATTATTCTTATTACTCACGACACCGGCTACATTGGGAAATACGCAAATACGCTCCTCTATATAGATCGTCGCCTTGTTTTTTTTGGAAATATTAGTGATTTTTGTCCGTCTGGTGAAACGGCAAGCTGTTTTGAAAAAAACGAAAAACATATTATTTGGCATCAACATGATTGA
- a CDS encoding zinc ABC transporter substrate-binding protein: protein MKKWFFCIGIVGIFLLGGCTENASQEPSGEKKKITVVSALFPLYDFAKQIGGNSVEAYLLLPPGTEPHDFEPTPSDISKIKNADVFLYTGDIMEPWVHDVLEGVHATGKTVDTSARILLMEESSHEDKQNPEGMDPHIWLNFENAQKMAEDIADAFLEVDPKNADYYRNNLEILQANLSKLDAKYKSTLVGCTTNTIIYGGHYAFGYLAKQYGLQYKALQGFSPDSEPSAKDLVEMVNQIQKENISSVFSEELSNPKIAEMLAQETHTHLFSLNPAENITRKDYTNGVSYLSIMEENLKNLSLGLQCEK from the coding sequence ATGAAAAAATGGTTCTTCTGCATCGGCATAGTAGGAATATTTCTCCTTGGAGGTTGCACGGAAAACGCCTCTCAAGAACCGAGTGGAGAAAAAAAGAAAATAACCGTCGTGAGTGCACTCTTTCCTTTGTACGATTTTGCAAAACAAATTGGAGGTAACTCTGTGGAGGCGTATCTCCTTTTGCCACCCGGAACAGAGCCACACGACTTTGAACCAACACCGAGTGATATTTCTAAAATCAAAAATGCTGATGTGTTTCTCTATACAGGAGATATTATGGAGCCATGGGTTCACGACGTTCTTGAGGGAGTTCACGCTACCGGAAAAACAGTTGATACGAGCGCAAGAATCCTCCTCATGGAAGAGTCTTCTCATGAAGATAAACAAAATCCTGAAGGCATGGATCCTCATATTTGGTTGAACTTCGAGAACGCCCAAAAAATGGCAGAAGATATTGCAGATGCTTTTTTGGAAGTGGATCCAAAAAATGCCGATTATTATCGAAATAATTTAGAAATTCTTCAAGCAAACCTTTCCAAACTCGATGCGAAATACAAGAGTACACTTGTAGGCTGCACAACAAATACCATTATCTATGGTGGACACTATGCATTTGGATATTTGGCAAAACAATATGGACTTCAATACAAAGCATTACAGGGATTTTCTCCAGACTCAGAACCAAGTGCCAAGGATCTCGTAGAAATGGTTAATCAGATACAAAAAGAAAACATTTCTTCTGTTTTTTCTGAAGAGCTTTCCAATCCAAAAATTGCCGAAATGCTAGCGCAAGAAACGCATACTCACCTTTTTTCTCTTAATCCCGCGGAAAATATTACGAGAAAAGATTACACAAATGGTGTTTCCTATCTATCGATTATGGAGGAGAATTTAAAAAACCTTTCCCTTGGACTACAATGCGAGAAATAA
- a CDS encoding transcriptional repressor yields MVNIHHAVQSAGGRVTKIKHAIIDVLSENGCLMNKAEIISALQRKKIAPNRSTLYRELRFLTNNHIVFQNTLFGTEYFEIPNAHHHHLICVTCENIEIVSMKNHLQEEEKCITQQNHFRTLHHSLEFYGYCQKCQT; encoded by the coding sequence ATGGTCAATATTCATCATGCTGTTCAATCTGCTGGAGGACGGGTAACAAAAATAAAACATGCTATTATTGATGTTCTTTCTGAAAACGGATGTCTTATGAACAAAGCGGAAATTATAAGTGCATTACAGAGAAAAAAGATAGCACCAAATCGCTCCACCCTCTATCGCGAACTCCGATTCTTAACGAACAATCACATTGTTTTTCAAAACACTCTTTTTGGAACGGAATACTTCGAAATTCCCAATGCGCACCATCACCATCTCATCTGCGTTACATGCGAGAATATCGAAATAGTAAGCATGAAAAACCATCTCCAAGAAGAAGAGAAATGTATTACTCAACAAAACCATTTTCGCACGCTTCACCATTCGCTTGAGTTCTATGGATATTGTCAAAAATGCCAAACATAA